A genomic region of Erythrobacter sp. SCSIO 43205 contains the following coding sequences:
- a CDS encoding alkaline phosphatase yields MIKTDSLAQPKSSSTNVTRRGVFALAGASAAVVATPSTAKSFGTGFTHSVASGEPSASSVLLWTRYVGDEATTLQWQVSESANFADIVAQGEVTATPSRDYCAKAIATGLWPDRWYFYRFVAPSGATSPVGRTRTLPQGPTSKFRMAVFSCANFGFGYFNAYAHAAEVNDVDLAVHLGDYIYEYGGDTYPSEDQRHPDRSVAPGNEIVALADYRQRYASYRADPDLQRLHQVLPMIAVWDDHESTNDSWKDGAQNHQPETEGSWEVRKAIAKRVYREWMPVSDEPYAAYDVGDLATLMRIDTRLEGRDEQFSLTGILAGKDSPEAMVEALIKFRDGEYVNPDRQLLGAAQEAWLANELQKSTARGATWQVLVQQVLIGKLSSPKGIASLLGDNVPEFARARLTAAAMAAEAGVPLNMDAWDGYPAARTRVFEAARKVDANLVVLAGDTHNAWAFDLAHEGEAVGVEFGTSSVSSPGFESYLASLPPAVLEGALVSSNDELKWADTSQRGYMMVEMTPEAATCEWRFTASIKSRSAKLAGTKSLTTLKDKRHLEL; encoded by the coding sequence ATGATCAAAACCGACTCGCTTGCGCAGCCCAAATCATCGTCCACAAATGTCACCCGCAGAGGCGTTTTCGCCCTCGCCGGGGCGTCAGCCGCCGTGGTGGCAACACCCTCTACAGCCAAGTCCTTTGGCACAGGCTTCACCCATAGCGTCGCCAGCGGCGAACCCAGCGCCAGCAGCGTGCTATTATGGACCCGCTATGTTGGTGATGAGGCAACCACGCTCCAATGGCAGGTGAGCGAAAGCGCCAATTTTGCCGACATCGTGGCACAGGGCGAGGTAACTGCCACCCCATCGCGCGATTACTGCGCCAAAGCGATTGCCACAGGCCTTTGGCCTGACCGCTGGTATTTCTATCGCTTTGTGGCACCGTCTGGCGCAACCTCGCCCGTCGGCCGCACGCGCACTTTGCCGCAAGGGCCCACGTCCAAATTCCGCATGGCGGTGTTTTCCTGCGCGAACTTCGGCTTTGGTTATTTCAACGCCTATGCCCACGCAGCCGAGGTCAACGATGTCGATCTCGCGGTGCACCTTGGCGACTACATTTATGAATATGGCGGGGACACCTATCCTAGCGAAGACCAGCGTCACCCTGACCGCAGTGTTGCTCCCGGCAATGAGATCGTCGCTTTGGCCGATTATCGCCAGCGTTACGCCTCCTATCGCGCTGACCCGGATTTGCAGCGCCTTCATCAAGTCCTCCCTATGATTGCGGTGTGGGACGACCACGAAAGCACTAACGATTCATGGAAAGACGGCGCACAAAACCACCAGCCAGAGACAGAAGGCAGTTGGGAAGTGCGCAAGGCTATCGCCAAGCGAGTGTACCGCGAATGGATGCCGGTGTCGGACGAACCCTACGCCGCATATGACGTGGGCGATCTTGCCACCTTGATGCGGATCGACACACGGCTTGAGGGCCGCGATGAACAATTCAGCCTCACAGGAATTTTGGCCGGCAAGGATAGCCCGGAGGCGATGGTCGAAGCGCTCATAAAATTTCGTGACGGTGAGTATGTCAATCCGGACCGCCAATTACTGGGCGCAGCGCAAGAGGCGTGGCTGGCAAATGAGTTGCAAAAGTCCACCGCACGCGGCGCGACTTGGCAAGTGTTGGTCCAACAAGTGCTGATCGGCAAGCTTTCGTCACCCAAAGGGATTGCGAGCCTGCTCGGTGATAACGTGCCCGAATTTGCCCGTGCGCGCCTGACCGCCGCGGCGATGGCAGCAGAAGCGGGCGTTCCCCTCAACATGGATGCCTGGGACGGCTATCCCGCCGCGCGGACCAGAGTGTTTGAAGCGGCGCGCAAAGTTGACGCAAATCTCGTCGTGCTTGCCGGTGACACGCACAATGCCTGGGCGTTTGATTTGGCGCATGAAGGCGAGGCCGTTGGCGTTGAATTTGGTACTTCCTCGGTCAGCTCGCCCGGTTTTGAAAGCTATCTTGCGAGCCTTCCGCCCGCCGTTCTCGAAGGGGCATTGGTAAGCAGCAATGATGAATTGAAATGGGCCGATACCTCGCAGCGCGGCTATATGATGGTGGAAATGACGCCAGAGGCCGCGACTTGCGAATGGCGTTTCACCGCCAGCATCAAAAGCCGCTCAGCCAAGCTTGCCGGAACCAAGTCACTCACCACCCTTAAAGATAAGCGGCATCTTGAACTTTGA
- a CDS encoding helix-turn-helix transcriptional regulator, with product MKNRLKVLRAERDWSQADLADRLGVSRQSVNAIEKGRYDPSLPLAFAIADVFGLAIEEIFERDA from the coding sequence GTGAAGAACCGGCTTAAAGTGCTGCGCGCAGAGCGAGATTGGAGCCAGGCGGATCTGGCTGACCGCCTCGGCGTTTCGCGTCAAAGCGTCAATGCGATTGAAAAGGGGCGCTATGATCCGTCTTTGCCGCTCGCTTTCGCGATTGCGGACGTTTTTGGGCTAGCGATTGAAGAGATTTTCGAAAGGGACGCCTAA
- the thrS gene encoding threonine--tRNA ligase has product MTDLFKISLPDGSVREMEPGATPYDVAAAIGPGLAKAALAARVDGEVRDINRPFDGDAELALITAKDEEDALELVRHDFAHVLAEAVQALWPGTQITFGPATDDGFYYDVMAPESREPFGLEDLPVIEEKMREIIKADKPLVREVWSRDDLIAKWEAEGETFKAEWAKELPEGEDLTVYWSGEPGSEGAWLDMCRGPHLASTGKLDPQAFKLMRTAGAYWRGDQKNAQLTRIYGTAWLNKKQLKAHLHRLEEAQLRDHRKLGREMDLFHLQEEAHGSVFWHPKGYRIWRELEAYMRRKMDGAGYREIKTPQVMDARQWEQSGHWGKYRENMFVIPDEVPNTEDEGDIVSKDADWMALKPMNCPAHVLVFKQGITSYRDLPIRLGEMGCCHRNEPHGALHGLMRVRQFTQDDAHIFCTEEQVVEEVQAFINLADSVYRDFGFDYKIKLALRPEQRFGSDADWDKAEQELRDALSANGLDWEELPGEGAFYAPKLEWHLTDAIGRTWQVGTIQSDRVLPERLDATYIGEDGEKHRPVMLHRAIFGSYERFIGILIEHFAGRLPVWLAPTQAVVAPIVSDVDGYASDVLAKLEAAGIRASSDLRNEKINYKIREHSLAKVPHLLIVGKREEEEGTVAIRTLGEKDQKVLPLDEAIAMLKGAATPPDLKA; this is encoded by the coding sequence ATGACCGACCTCTTTAAGATCAGCCTCCCCGATGGCTCCGTGCGCGAGATGGAGCCGGGGGCGACGCCTTATGATGTGGCGGCTGCAATTGGCCCGGGCCTTGCGAAGGCTGCTCTGGCAGCACGCGTGGATGGCGAAGTGCGAGATATAAATCGTCCCTTCGACGGCGATGCAGAGCTTGCCCTGATCACCGCAAAGGACGAGGAAGACGCGCTCGAACTGGTGCGCCACGACTTTGCCCACGTGCTGGCAGAGGCGGTGCAGGCTTTATGGCCGGGCACGCAGATCACCTTTGGCCCTGCAACCGATGATGGCTTTTACTACGACGTAATGGCACCCGAAAGCCGCGAGCCGTTCGGTCTTGAGGACCTGCCCGTTATCGAAGAGAAGATGCGCGAAATCATCAAGGCGGACAAGCCGCTCGTGCGCGAAGTCTGGTCGCGCGATGACCTTATCGCCAAGTGGGAAGCCGAGGGTGAAACCTTCAAGGCCGAATGGGCGAAAGAACTACCCGAAGGCGAGGATCTGACCGTCTATTGGTCGGGCGAACCCGGCAGCGAAGGCGCGTGGCTTGATATGTGCCGTGGCCCGCATTTGGCATCGACCGGAAAGCTCGATCCGCAAGCCTTCAAGCTGATGCGCACCGCCGGCGCATATTGGCGCGGCGACCAGAAGAATGCGCAATTGACGCGGATTTACGGCACTGCATGGCTGAACAAGAAGCAGCTAAAGGCGCACCTCCACCGCCTCGAAGAAGCGCAGCTTCGCGATCACCGCAAGCTGGGCCGCGAGATGGACCTCTTCCACCTTCAGGAAGAGGCGCACGGCAGCGTGTTCTGGCACCCCAAAGGCTATCGCATCTGGCGCGAACTTGAGGCCTATATGCGCCGCAAGATGGACGGCGCCGGCTACCGCGAGATCAAGACCCCGCAGGTGATGGATGCGCGCCAATGGGAGCAGTCGGGCCACTGGGGTAAGTACCGCGAAAATATGTTCGTAATCCCTGACGAGGTGCCCAACACCGAGGATGAGGGCGATATCGTCTCCAAGGATGCGGATTGGATGGCGCTGAAACCGATGAACTGTCCTGCGCACGTTCTGGTGTTCAAGCAGGGGATTACCTCCTACCGCGACCTGCCGATCCGCCTTGGCGAAATGGGCTGTTGCCATCGCAATGAACCGCATGGTGCACTGCATGGTCTTATGCGCGTTCGCCAGTTTACTCAGGACGATGCGCATATCTTCTGCACCGAAGAACAGGTGGTCGAGGAGGTGCAAGCCTTCATCAACTTGGCCGACAGCGTGTACCGCGATTTTGGCTTTGATTATAAGATCAAGCTCGCGCTGCGCCCTGAACAACGCTTTGGATCGGATGCGGATTGGGACAAGGCCGAGCAGGAACTGCGCGACGCGCTTTCTGCCAATGGCCTCGATTGGGAAGAGTTGCCGGGCGAAGGTGCATTCTATGCGCCAAAGCTTGAGTGGCACCTCACCGATGCGATTGGGCGGACCTGGCAGGTGGGCACGATCCAGTCCGACCGCGTGCTGCCCGAACGCCTTGATGCTACATACATCGGCGAGGATGGCGAGAAGCACCGCCCCGTCATGCTCCACCGCGCGATCTTCGGGTCATACGAGCGCTTTATCGGCATTCTGATCGAGCACTTTGCAGGCCGCCTGCCCGTGTGGCTCGCGCCAACGCAGGCGGTGGTTGCGCCGATTGTCTCGGACGTCGATGGCTATGCCAGCGATGTGCTTGCGAAGCTCGAAGCCGCTGGCATTCGCGCCTCTAGCGATCTGCGCAATGAGAAGATCAACTACAAGATCCGCGAACACTCTCTTGCGAAAGTTCCGCACCTTTTGATCGTTGGTAAGCGCGAGGAAGAGGAAGGCACGGTTGCGATCCGAACTTTGGGCGAGAAGGATCAGAAGGTCCTGCCGCTGGACGAGGCGATTGCGATGCTGAAAGGGGCTGCGACCCCGCCCGATCTCAAGGCGTAA
- a CDS encoding sulfite exporter TauE/SafE family protein, whose protein sequence is MDFSAGEFLAGFTAAQIAVAVAATLGAAFIRGLTGFGFGILLVPILALALTPVEAVLAINIMAGLLALTEIRMILREAERSAFVIGGLVVLATTPGLILLDATPQNLARLLIALIALSAFFAILLPKRSAAQPGPVTTGAVGISAGVLTGFAAMPGPPVVPYYVGRDIPRVTAKASMIGIFGLAAAAGIGSGAAIGVLEWRIVVLGLALFPLVLFGNWVGSLAFGKVSDPVWRACVGVVLGAAAIAALVKLI, encoded by the coding sequence TTGGACTTTAGCGCTGGAGAATTCCTTGCAGGCTTCACCGCTGCGCAAATCGCGGTTGCGGTGGCGGCCACATTGGGCGCGGCGTTTATTCGAGGGCTCACAGGGTTCGGCTTTGGCATCCTGCTGGTGCCGATCCTCGCGCTTGCGCTCACCCCGGTTGAGGCGGTGTTGGCGATCAATATCATGGCCGGGCTTTTGGCTCTCACTGAGATCCGCATGATCCTGCGCGAGGCTGAGCGCAGCGCCTTCGTGATCGGCGGACTGGTGGTCTTGGCGACCACGCCGGGGTTGATCTTGCTCGATGCAACGCCGCAGAACCTCGCGCGGCTGCTCATAGCTTTGATCGCGCTGTCCGCGTTCTTCGCCATTCTTTTGCCTAAGCGAAGCGCCGCTCAGCCCGGACCTGTGACCACGGGCGCGGTGGGCATCTCAGCAGGCGTGCTCACGGGCTTTGCCGCCATGCCGGGGCCGCCCGTGGTACCCTACTACGTGGGGCGCGACATACCGCGTGTTACTGCCAAGGCCTCAATGATCGGTATCTTTGGCCTCGCCGCAGCAGCCGGAATTGGCTCAGGCGCAGCCATCGGCGTGCTCGAATGGCGCATTGTGGTCCTTGGTCTGGCGCTCTTCCCGCTGGTGCTTTTTGGCAATTGGGTGGGCAGCCTCGCCTTTGGCAAGGTTAGTGATCCCGTCTGGCGCGCCTGTGTTGGCGTGGTCCTTGGAGCCGCGGCCATCGCGGCGCTTGTGAAGCTGATCTAG
- a CDS encoding sulfite exporter TauE/SafE family protein, with protein sequence MFGFAPEAIAIAAITAFAAGFVRGLAGFGLSVVLVPVLQLAIAPTAAVLVGIVSLFLIGLTDIGRIKRDADKSAIPLIMIALAAMPAGLWCLTTLPADWARLLIACVSLCAFVLVVVPLGNAAVPRRPALAFSGLATGFFGGFAGMPGPGMAPFYLRGSFAPDAARASMMAIFLVVTPLSAVFFIALDAGTWREAALALALFPCVLVGDWFGHRAYGRVTDRQWQVSTALVLGAAATGALWKLF encoded by the coding sequence ATGTTCGGCTTTGCACCAGAGGCGATTGCAATCGCAGCCATCACGGCCTTTGCCGCTGGCTTCGTGCGAGGTCTAGCAGGCTTTGGCTTGTCAGTGGTTCTCGTCCCCGTGCTTCAACTCGCCATTGCGCCAACCGCCGCCGTTCTTGTCGGGATTGTGTCGCTGTTCCTGATTGGTCTGACCGACATTGGCCGGATCAAACGCGATGCAGATAAATCAGCGATCCCGCTCATCATGATTGCGCTTGCCGCAATGCCCGCAGGGCTTTGGTGCCTCACCACTTTGCCCGCTGATTGGGCGCGGCTGCTGATTGCCTGCGTCTCACTTTGCGCTTTCGTATTGGTCGTCGTGCCTTTGGGTAATGCCGCCGTGCCGCGAAGGCCCGCTTTGGCGTTTTCTGGACTTGCGACAGGGTTCTTTGGCGGTTTTGCTGGGATGCCGGGTCCGGGCATGGCACCATTTTATTTGCGAGGAAGCTTTGCGCCAGACGCAGCGCGTGCTTCGATGATGGCGATTTTCCTCGTGGTCACGCCGCTTTCCGCTGTGTTTTTTATTGCGCTAGACGCGGGCACTTGGCGCGAGGCGGCATTGGCGCTGGCGCTTTTCCCATGTGTTCTGGTGGGCGATTGGTTCGGGCACCGCGCTTATGGCCGGGTGACAGATCGGCAATGGCAAGTGAGCACGGCATTGGTTCTGGGCGCTGCGGCCACCGGTGCCCTTTGGAAGCTTTTTTAG
- a CDS encoding agmatine deiminase family protein produces MPPEWAPQEWLWIGFPHLAEEWPDYLEVAQEQIAAFASAVADSGQNVRLLVRDEANEARARSLVGGAVTLERRAYGDVWLRDTGPLVVMLCGRATAVRFGFNGWGGKYLMEGDQTIGNELGRGAGMCVIKSSMVLEGGAVDGDGTGLAATTEQCLLNPNRNPQMSREEIEAELAEMLGFDRILWLGDGLINDHTDGHVDNLARFVAPNRLVVPEATGSDDPNARIYADAKARAEEFGVDVVTIPSPGLITRDGTIEPASYVNFAITTHLVVVPTFGSTHDEAGVEAIAALFPDRETIGLPAGAVLAGGGGFHCASQQMPAFKPPV; encoded by the coding sequence ATGCCGCCTGAGTGGGCGCCGCAAGAATGGTTGTGGATTGGCTTTCCGCATCTGGCCGAAGAATGGCCCGACTATCTTGAAGTGGCGCAGGAGCAAATCGCAGCCTTCGCCAGTGCAGTCGCGGACAGCGGACAGAATGTGCGGCTTCTGGTGCGAGATGAGGCCAATGAAGCCCGCGCCCGCTCCCTTGTCGGCGGAGCAGTCACCCTCGAACGGCGCGCATATGGCGATGTGTGGCTGCGCGATACTGGACCTTTGGTCGTCATGCTCTGTGGCCGAGCGACGGCTGTACGTTTCGGCTTTAATGGCTGGGGCGGCAAATATCTGATGGAAGGCGACCAAACCATCGGGAATGAGCTTGGCCGTGGTGCTGGAATGTGCGTCATCAAATCCAGTATGGTCCTTGAAGGGGGTGCAGTGGACGGGGATGGGACCGGGCTTGCAGCGACAACCGAACAATGCCTTCTCAATCCCAATCGCAATCCTCAGATGAGCCGTGAGGAGATCGAAGCTGAGCTTGCCGAAATGCTGGGCTTTGATCGGATCTTGTGGCTCGGCGATGGGCTGATCAACGATCATACCGATGGTCATGTCGACAATCTGGCGCGCTTTGTGGCACCCAACCGTTTGGTCGTGCCTGAAGCTACTGGCAGCGATGATCCCAACGCAAGGATATACGCCGACGCAAAAGCGCGCGCTGAGGAGTTTGGTGTCGACGTTGTCACGATCCCCTCCCCCGGCCTCATCACCCGCGATGGCACGATTGAACCGGCAAGCTATGTGAACTTCGCCATTACCACTCATCTGGTGGTCGTGCCGACATTTGGCTCGACCCATGATGAGGCAGGGGTGGAAGCTATCGCCGCGCTGTTCCCCGACCGCGAAACCATCGGTCTTCCTGCTGGTGCAGTGCTGGCTGGCGGAGGCGGATTTCACTGTGCGAGCCAGCAAATGCCAGCGTTCAAACCACCAGTTTAA
- the glnE gene encoding bifunctional [glutamate--ammonia ligase]-adenylyl-L-tyrosine phosphorylase/[glutamate--ammonia-ligase] adenylyltransferase — translation MGTSGEHDWADAIARARRFAPFLMRALERQPDLGAFLAAGDGEGALEWSRAHAEHEDTAVALRRHRLALATTLAIGDLAGAFTLDRVMDELSRFADHALDKAIRSAIFDRTGEDRSDGMIALALGKQGAHELNYSSDIDPILLYDPKTLPCREKDDPGEAAQRYARRVVNLLSDNTAERYVLRVDLRLRPASEISPPAVPVSTALTHYQGQALAWERAAFIRARAAAGDIQAGEAFLSEIAPFIWRPKLDFGAVKEIRTLTQRIRADNEGADSPGPGFDVKKGRGGIREIEFFAQTHQLIHAGRDPSLRVRGTRAALNALAAAGWIDADHARVLGEGYDRLRVIEHRLQMVDDRQTHSLPSGEALDRVAQLDGMADGDALVAELTELTAKTGAIYDELIGQEAPAPYPQPKPESRATTLAQMGFADADALAQRIEDWRDGRYASIRSPQALEAFDRLLPRLLDAIARSDDPERAITRFQAIIERTQSAIELFRLLTAEPRLIERLVNALTLSPRIASTLARRPETLDVLLDRQPIDFEHTYERTLARLRDGPGRSDYEAKLDCIRQVVSEARFTLEISLLEAEHKPSRIAAALSHVAEAAITAAVEAAHEEFAQAHGRIKDSELLVLGLGRLGGGALSPASDLDMIYLFKGEYGAESDGERPLGATLYYNRLATRVNAALSVPTAQGALYEVDTRLRPQGNQGPLAVSIEAFAKYQESSAWTWEHMALNRARVLAGSDDARAKVEQIIARTQCQVRNPLDLQKDVLKMRGDMAEHKPPKGELDVKLMRGGLIDVEFLVHFIQLRDASKLGSDNPAMLSPDFALAIPALIDLGLLERELWPAYDLLTDVLVASRLLAPERKEPPPAAANALARTCGCSSYAELLASVADARKCVIRQWAINFDETLEI, via the coding sequence ATGGGCACGAGCGGCGAACATGATTGGGCAGATGCTATTGCGCGGGCGCGCAGGTTCGCGCCCTTCCTTATGCGCGCTCTGGAGCGTCAGCCCGATCTAGGGGCGTTTTTGGCAGCGGGAGATGGCGAAGGCGCGCTTGAATGGTCACGTGCGCACGCAGAGCATGAAGACACCGCAGTTGCGCTTCGTCGCCATCGTTTGGCACTCGCCACCACTCTTGCGATTGGCGATTTGGCAGGTGCCTTCACGCTTGATCGGGTAATGGACGAACTCAGCCGCTTTGCCGATCATGCCCTGGATAAAGCCATTCGCAGCGCGATTTTTGACCGGACGGGCGAAGATCGCAGCGATGGCATGATCGCTCTGGCGCTTGGCAAGCAGGGCGCGCACGAACTCAACTATTCCTCCGACATTGACCCTATATTACTCTATGATCCCAAGACCTTGCCCTGCCGGGAAAAAGATGATCCGGGCGAAGCCGCGCAGCGATACGCTCGGCGCGTAGTCAATCTGCTTTCGGACAATACGGCCGAAAGATATGTGTTGCGGGTCGACCTTCGTTTGCGGCCCGCGAGTGAGATCAGCCCACCGGCGGTGCCAGTGTCCACGGCGCTCACCCATTATCAAGGCCAAGCGCTTGCATGGGAGCGAGCTGCCTTCATCCGTGCGCGCGCAGCCGCCGGAGATATTCAGGCAGGCGAAGCATTTCTTTCAGAAATCGCTCCCTTTATCTGGCGCCCGAAACTCGATTTTGGAGCGGTCAAAGAAATTCGCACGCTTACCCAGCGGATTCGCGCTGACAATGAGGGTGCCGATAGTCCCGGGCCCGGATTTGATGTCAAAAAGGGACGCGGCGGTATTCGCGAAATTGAGTTTTTCGCTCAGACCCATCAGCTAATCCACGCAGGCCGCGATCCGTCTTTGCGGGTTCGCGGGACGAGAGCCGCATTGAACGCGCTCGCCGCTGCTGGATGGATAGACGCGGATCATGCGCGGGTTCTGGGCGAAGGGTATGATCGGCTTCGCGTGATTGAACACCGCTTGCAAATGGTCGATGATCGCCAGACGCATAGCCTGCCTTCGGGTGAGGCGCTCGACCGCGTGGCGCAGCTTGACGGCATGGCCGATGGCGACGCGCTTGTTGCAGAGCTGACCGAACTGACCGCGAAAACGGGCGCGATTTATGATGAGCTTATCGGGCAGGAAGCGCCCGCGCCTTATCCTCAGCCCAAGCCTGAAAGCCGTGCGACGACGCTTGCGCAGATGGGTTTTGCCGATGCAGACGCGCTCGCACAGCGGATCGAAGATTGGCGCGATGGCCGCTATGCCTCGATCCGCAGTCCGCAGGCGCTCGAAGCGTTCGACCGTCTTTTGCCCCGGCTTCTCGATGCGATTGCACGAAGCGATGATCCAGAACGCGCCATCACTCGCTTTCAGGCCATTATTGAACGCACACAAAGCGCGATTGAATTGTTCCGATTGCTTACAGCCGAGCCTCGATTGATTGAGCGATTGGTCAATGCGCTCACCCTTTCACCAAGGATTGCCAGCACTCTTGCCCGCCGTCCCGAAACGCTCGACGTGCTGCTCGATCGTCAACCGATTGATTTTGAGCACACTTACGAACGCACGCTCGCACGGCTTCGTGATGGGCCTGGACGGTCGGATTATGAGGCGAAGCTTGATTGTATTCGTCAGGTGGTAAGCGAAGCGCGCTTCACTCTTGAGATCAGCCTGCTTGAGGCTGAGCACAAACCATCACGCATCGCCGCTGCCTTATCGCACGTAGCAGAGGCCGCAATAACGGCAGCTGTCGAGGCGGCGCATGAGGAATTTGCCCAAGCTCACGGCCGGATCAAGGACAGCGAGCTTCTGGTACTGGGCCTTGGAAGGCTTGGGGGAGGGGCGCTTTCGCCCGCTTCGGACCTTGATATGATTTACCTGTTCAAAGGTGAATATGGTGCAGAATCCGATGGCGAGCGCCCACTTGGCGCAACGCTTTACTACAATCGATTAGCAACCCGCGTGAATGCAGCGCTGAGCGTGCCAACCGCGCAAGGTGCGCTTTATGAGGTGGACACAAGGCTAAGGCCGCAGGGCAATCAGGGGCCGCTTGCCGTATCGATTGAGGCTTTTGCAAAATATCAGGAAAGCAGCGCTTGGACGTGGGAGCATATGGCGCTCAATCGCGCGCGGGTGCTGGCGGGGTCTGACGATGCGCGGGCGAAGGTTGAACAGATCATTGCGCGAACACAGTGTCAGGTACGCAACCCGCTGGACCTGCAAAAAGACGTGCTCAAAATGCGCGGCGATATGGCCGAGCATAAGCCACCTAAGGGTGAGCTTGATGTAAAGTTGATGCGCGGCGGGCTGATTGATGTGGAGTTCCTCGTCCACTTCATTCAGCTGCGCGATGCGTCGAAACTGGGCAGCGACAACCCTGCCATGCTCTCGCCCGATTTTGCTCTCGCTATTCCTGCGCTCATTGATTTGGGTCTGCTCGAACGGGAACTTTGGCCCGCTTACGACCTTTTGACCGATGTGCTGGTTGCCAGCCGGTTGCTCGCGCCAGAGCGTAAGGAGCCGCCACCTGCGGCTGCCAACGCCTTGGCGCGCACTTGTGGGTGCTCTAGTTACGCCGAGCT